One Perca flavescens isolate YP-PL-M2 chromosome 9, PFLA_1.0, whole genome shotgun sequence genomic window carries:
- the ddx10 gene encoding probable ATP-dependent RNA helicase DDX10, with translation MEKKGTNPVGKKRKPVKMKDGTDPVKNFEKWKKKYNKTKAQVKRERPQKKPEWQVEREYIDRLVSRYGDINSSEAVKFSDFPISKKTLLGLQGAQYRQPTEIQRQTIGFALLGKDVLGAAKTGSGKTLAFLIPVLECLYRQQWTSMDGLGALIISPTRELAYQTFEVLRKVGKNHEFSAGLIIGGKDLKSESEKIHRTNIVICTPGRLLQHMDETAAFHASDLHMLVLDEADRILDMGFADTLNAIVENLPKSRQTLLFSATQTKSVKDLARLSLKDPEYVWVHEKAKFSTPATLEQSYVVCELHQKVNMLYSFIRSHLKKKIIVFFACCKEVQYLFRVMCRLRPGMPILALHGKQQQMKRVEVYNDFLRKQNAVLFATDIAARGLDFPAVNWVLQFDCPEDADTYIHRVGRTARYKEGGEALLLLLPSEEKGMVGQLQEKKVPITKIQVNPDKLQSVQQKLQAFLAQEKEQKERAQRCFVSYLRSVYLMKNKEVFDVFKLQIQEYAASLGLAVAPRVRFLSKAQAQRAEKDGQREEEEQQSEEEEELRSFKARLKGNVPPEESPSSESEDSGSDEESGDEAEVDRARSRLLGADEDDEDEDDLRDLDLLTVKRKDVFSLTAGEESAEEPAEDSRKKSEKETKFTEAKKALKRNFQVNTKVAFSEEGEAVQLWPPVQRAAAAHDEEEEEEGVSGINMEKARERLQREDQEFDKHEYSRKVKAKHREKRLKAKAARREASKQHGRKSDSEEEEEEDEVVAYLANHSEDEFDPSSLPDPDKVHSEEEEEEAEITAAKRQHSSSSDSSDEDEKQLPVGKRKRVRQQNDAPAALDTGLSLAEDEELVLHLLGGRS, from the exons ATGgagaaaaaaggcacaaaccCTGTCGGGAAGAAGCGTAAACCCGTAAAGATGAAGGACGGCACCGACCCCGTCAAAAACTTCgagaaatggaagaaaaaataCAACAAGACGAAAGCACAGGTGAAGAGAGAGCGACCGCAGAAGAAGCCCGAGTGGCAGGTCGAACGGGAGTACATCGACAGACTCGTCAGCAGGTATGGTGACATCAACTCCAGCGAGGCCGTCAAGTTCTCAGACTTCCCCATTTCAAAGAAAACCTTGTTAGGTTTGCAGGGGGCTCAGTACAGACAGCCCACGGAGATCCAGAGACAGACTATCGGCTTCGCTTTGCTCGGTAAAGATGTCCTCGGCGCGGCTAAGACTGGCTCCGGGAAGACGTTAGCCTTCCTCATCCCGGTGCTGGAGTGCCTGTATCGCCAGCAGTGGACCTCCATGGACGGCCTTGGCGCTCTCATCATATCCCCCACCAGAGAGCTCGCCTACCAGACCTTCGAAGTCCTCCGCAAGGTGGGCAAGAACCACGAGTTCTCCGCGGGGCTCATCATCGGCGGGAAGGACCTCAAGAGCGAGTCGGAGAAGATCCACCGCACCAACATCGTCATCTGCACGCCGGGCCGGCTGCTCCAGCACATGGACGAGACGGCCGCCTTCCACGCCTCCGACCTCCACATGCTGGTCCTGGACGAGGCGGACCGCATCCTGGACATGGGCTTCGCCGACACGCTCAACGCCATTGTGGAGAACCTGCCCAAGTCGCGGCAGACGCTGCTGTTCTCCGCCACGCAGACCAAGTCGGTCAAAGACCTGGCCCGGCTCAGCCTCAAAGACCCGGAGTACGTGTGGGTTCACGAGAAGGCCAAGTTCAGCACGCCGGCCACCCTGGAGCAGAGCTACGTGGTGTGTGAGCTCCACCAGAAGGTCAACATGCTGTACTCGTTCATCAGGAGCCACCTGAAGAAGAAGATCATAGTCTTCTTCGCTTGCTGCAAGGAGGTGCAGTACCTGTTCCGGGTTATGTGCCGCCTCCGACCGGGCATGCCCATCCTGGCTCTGCATGGCAAGCAGCAGCAGATGAAGAGAGTGGAGGTCTACAATGACTTCCTCAGAAAGCAGAACGCTGTGCTCTTTGCCACCGACATAGCCGCCAGAGGCCTGGACTTCCCCGCCGTCAACTGGGTGCTGCAGTTTGACTGTCCGGAGGACGCGGACACCTACATCCACAGGGTGGGCCGGACGGCCCGGTACAAGGAGGGGGGAGAGGCcttactgctgctgcttcccTCGGAGGAGAAGGGCATGGTCGGCCAGCTGCAAGAGAAGAAAGTTCCAATCACGAAGATCCAG GTGAACCCAGACAAACTGCAGAGCGTTCAGCAGAAGCTGCAGGCCTTCCTGGCCCAGGAGAAGGAGCAGAAGGAGAGAGCCCAGCGCTGTTTTGTCTCCTACCTGCGCTCCGTCTACCTGATGAAGAACAAAGAGGTGTTTGACGTCTTCAAACTCCAGATTCAGGAGTACGCGGCCTCCCTGGGCCTCGCCGTGGCACCAAGGGTGCGCTTCCTCAGCAAAGCCCAGGCACAGAGGGCTGAGAAAGATggccagagagaggaggaggagcagcagtctgaagaagaggaagagctgAGGAGCTTTAAGGCCCGGCTGAAAGGAAACGTTCCCCCCGAGGAAAGTCCGAGCTCCGAGTCGGAAGATTCGGGCAGCGATGAGGAAAGCGGTGACGAAGCGGAGGTGGATCGAGCCAGGAGCCGTCTCCTGGGTGCAGATGAGGACGACGAGGATGAGGACGATCTGAGAGACTTGGACCTGCTGACGGTCAAAAGAAAGGACGTCTTCAGTCTGACGGCGGGCGAGGAGAGTGCCGAAGAACCCGCCGAGGACTCCAGAAAGAAATCGGAGAAGGAGACAAAGTTCACGGAGGCCAAAAAGGCCCTCAAGAGGAACTTCCAGGTCAACACCAAAGTGGCTTTCAGCGAAGAAGGCGAGGCCGTGCAGCTGTGGCCTCCGGTCCAGCGGGCAGCGGCGGCTCACgacgaggaggaagaagaggagggggtTTCGGGCATCAACATGGAGAAGGCCCGGGAGAGGCTGCAGCGCGAGGACCAGGAGTTTGACAAGCACGAGTACAGCCGCAAGGTGAAAGCCAAGCACCGGGAGAAGAGGCTGAAGGCGAAGGCGGCCAGGAGGGAGGCCAGCAAGCAACATGGCCGCAAGTCCGActcggaggaggaggaggaggaggacgaggtgGTGGCGTACCTGGCCAATCACAGCGAAGATGAGTTCGACCCCAGCAGCCTGCCGGACCCTGACAAAGTGCactctgaggaggaggaggaggaggcggagaTAACGGCAGCCAAACGgcagcacagcagcagcagcgacagCAGCGACGAGGATGAGAAGCAGCTCCCGGtggggaagaggaagagagtgagGCAACAGAACGATGCGCCCGCAGCCCTGGACACCGGTCTCTCCCTGGCCGAAGACGAGGAGCTGGTCTTACATCTGCTAGGGGGGCGCAGTTAG